The sequence attatataAACCTCTAATGATCCTAAAAGAACTTAAACTCGTGATCATTgagaaacaaattcaaaatctaatcaGTTGAACTATTTCTCATGGTTAACTTTAGTCATTCTTGATAAGAGGCTTGGATCCTCAAAACTTAGCTAAGGGAAAGTGATAATGAATAAGGACCAAGCATAGTTATGAACTTCTGAAATTGagtttctttaatttgatcaaaataatattatttatgggCACTGAAATGGACAAATAACTCTTCAGAATTCAGCATGTTTGGCCCATGTTCGATATTACTATCCCTTAGCTAAGTTCTGGTGCGATGAACTCTTTGACCATCTATTCATTTTCTCCACACCAAAAAACAACACCAATTAGATTCTTTAAAAATTTGcaagataattaatttatcagtgaatttattttttaaaaattactaatttaaatcTCACAAACCTCAAgattattagaaatttatataatcattaattttaaagactTGTGAAATTAATCGAAGCACACacaaattaacttcaaaatctacattagtctaaaaaaaaaaattgcaagagCAGGTGAGAGATCATGCGATCAGATATGGGATTATTTGTAATAATCACTCATAAATCTAGTAAACCTTCTTAATAATCAATGCCTGCAAAACCCAATTCAAGATTCCGGATAGTAAATCAAGTGAATTAACTCTGTCGatttaagttttgaatttttttcttaaaacaagaTCTTGAAACAATATTGTTATGACCTAGTTTAAATCTCGAGCTAACAGGCTACAGAGTTGACTTGGTAGGTTAAGTCTTTTAATTTAGTCTGAAATTGCATTTGCTTATGGGCACAAAAttgctgaaaaaaaaagaggaatgaCCATTGCCTAAAACTAGGAGGGTCCTTCCACGAAATGTCTAGTAACTAAATCATGGCAAAAGTCTAAACCAGCAAGCAATATCGCTTTGATTGTTTGGCAAAAAAtcccatgatttttttaacttacatttggacaaaaaattatataaaaaaattagagggcCGTTATCTCAATTTGACTTGACCCCTTCCATTTTGACGATCCTATATTATATTAcacaatttataaaaacaaataataatatatatatatatatatatatatatatatatataaagtaggCAAACAGGACACTGCCCTACTAAACCAGCGGTCTGCTCGATTCACCCGCATTCGGTCCAACCTGTCTAGATGAATCCCCTTGGTTGCCATTAGCAGCCACTCTTGGTGACCTAACCGATGACGAAGCTCTCGATAGAAATGACGACGCTCTTGCTAGAAATGACGGGTTCCGACTAAAAACCCACCGGTCCGACCTTGCTTCTTGGTCCAGTTTCTCAAGTCGCTTATAATTTAACACCTTCCTAGGACTCCCTTCACCAACTCCGTTCTTGTTGCCCTTCACCGAACTTCCTTGTCTGGACAACACCACCATACTCATCGCCCGGTTCAACTTCCGGTTCATCACTTGTTTCCTAACCTCAACTGGCAATCTCAAAGTAAACCGATCGGTATTCTCTCCTGGTTGAACCACGGAATGTCCGGTCGAATGTGACCTGGTAAACCTCAATGGCCTACCCGATCTCGATCCACGTGTCCGGTTCCTGTTCAAAGTTTTAACCACACTCGCATCCATAACCTCAGGCTCCGGTCCAACCACTTCCACATTAGCATTCCCATTTTCTGGCTCGTCCATCACTGCCCCATTTTGGGCCTCCAGGTCCAGCTCGGGGTCGCGCGACTCACCGAGTTGAGGGACCGAGTCAGCAGGCTTGGTCAAATCAGCTCTGCAGACAGGACAGGTAGTGTGAGACTCCAACCAAGCACCGATGCAATCAGGATGGAACACGTGGTCACAATTAGGAATCAAACGCAGCGTTTCATCCTCTTCAAATTCGTTTAAACAAACGGCGCATTCTAACGTGCCTTTACCAATCTTCAAGCCTTTCACGACCGAGTAAATTAACGTGGGAAACGTCTCGATAACGGCAGGATCAAGCCCACGCGAGGCGGCGACGCGTCGAGAGAGTCCGCCCATACCCTGCGGCCGGATACTCCCGTTGCCATTGGCTTCGCTGCAATGGCGGATGTAGATTGAAAAGAACCCCATGATGAAGAGTACGGCTATCAAAACGACAATGATTATGGCCATCGATGGAGTCACCCGCGCGTAGTTGTACGACTGCCCGTCGTTCGAGTTGGTGCTTTGGGAAACGACACCATGAGGTGTTGACAGGATGAAGAGAACTAAGAGGGGGAGGATCATGTGTGTGAACCTGTAAGAATCCATGATGCACATGCAGAAGAAATCAAACaaccttaaataaaaaagtgatgATCAGACAGGAAGTTGTATAGTTAAGTTCAGTTTAGTTCGaggctttttatgtttttgagagTGCTCCAGGTAGGGCACGGTGTGAAGAACAGAAATGGAGAGAGAGGGTTATGGCTATGATGGGGTTTATAAATGAGGGAGGGAAGGAGCATGCTGGGGGTTGAAGGAGAAAATGCCGTGTAGAGCAAGAGAGGAAGACTATCAAAGAGTTGTGGGGTCCAGTGTTTTGATGTGCGGTGGTGATGCAAGGGATTTGGTCAGACATGGTGAGCCCGCGTGGACAAGCGTGTTTGCTTAGAAGTTTCCGGAGAAAgaaataattgttttgatgaaaGAATTTGTTAAtgagagaataatataaaattatatttaaaaattttatatgatttgtCCAGTTATtggattaaattgttttttaatattattttaaatttttctattaaatgattataaattttattatttaattaataatataagatgatatgaatttatataaattttaagtttaaaatttttttatttaagaagatttgttaaagaataatataaaattatatttaattagtgatttttagtgattaataattatatgataaattttttttaattaggatttGACTTGGTATTAATTTTTCTCACATTTATATTAAgacataataataattaattaaaactagagagaatttagagagagaaacgataacaaaaataataaccatagtaatttatttttatgttgtaacCATCTCTATATACTAGATGAATTTTGAGATATATACATTGTTATTTATCTTTCTTATCTTTATACTTCAGAGCTTCATCGATTGAAGGGGGGGGGAATTCTTGTTTAATGCTCAATCTTTCGATTACTCTTTATTTggtagttttaaattaattaagttgcCACGAAAttgtgattatttatttatgtttgcaAAGACACGACAACAATAAAGAATATGGTGCATTTTTTCGGCTGCTCcgaatcatttttattttgttatgtattGCCAAACTTTGAAGTGGAGGCTGGGATCTTCTCATATAAAGTTGTTCCTcctcttaaaaaataagatccCATGTTATAATCTCTCTTTCTAATCAtacgaaaaggaaaaaaaaagttagacgTTTAGCTTTTAAAGCATAGTTTTTGGAACTAAACACTTGTCTCATTTAATTTAGCATTTAGATTATTGAGTTATTAGATTAACTcgtaaattattaaatcaattcgaatatattgttttatttaaaataatattattttatttttttttaatttttagtctaCATTGGCTAGATTTAATCATGTTTAAATCGAGTTCGAACAAATCAAATACATTACGTGTCAACtgtttaattatttagatttagtaaatgaatgtaaataatatatcaaaataaaatcaggtttaaatcaagttttaaatcaTCAAGTTAAATTGTTAGGCTAAACTAGATTTAACAACTATGTTATATAaaggatatttaattttgattagatTAATCCACTGCTAAATTAGTCAAAAGCTGTACAAATTAGGTAAAAGATATTCTTTGTTATCAAAAGAAAACTCGATTAATCCACTACTAAATTCCTAATCAATTGCCACACATTCCAGTTCTTCGGCTGCATGGACTGCCATATTGATCTCATTTCCATTAGAATATTAAGCTTGTAGGCAAAATATACAACCCTGACAACTTTACATAATCCATGTGATATTTCCACGCACAACATTAgtgtgattttgattttttctgattttatatATGATGATATACTGAAAGTCCAATTAGCCGATTTTAGAGAAATTTGTAATTAATCAATTCattctagtaattttttttaatcaaagtgATTGATAGTTTGTACTTGGTGTTTAGTAGACCAATATAACTTATGATTAATAccttaaaaaattcttataaatatagagattctaaaaaaatttaaataaaaatgaagctgaatacatttttattatagtgtgtttgatattgagaTGTAAAGCAATACAACTCCgctaaaaactttaaaaaattacaccatgtatttttttatctagtattttcttaataaatactAACAAAATATTGGTTGACTTCGAACAATTGATAAGTTTCAAGATTGCAAACTCCAACATGTGATCGGCAATTTCACAATAAAAGTCATGTATGGCAATGGATTCTTGGTTAGGTGAAGTCATTAAATACAAGGGTCAAATATATCGCATGTAGCTCAACAAACATCACTCATCGGCCGAAAGCATTTTTGACTTTGTGGCCCAAATTCTGCACAGATTTATGTCAATGACTGTATCATGGCATCATACCAGCATCAGAGGGCTACCAAAGTACCACGTGAAAGATGTATTGTACAAGGTATTGATCTTCCTTCTTCTAGATAAAGAAGATGATTCTTCGACGACGACGTATGGTGGTCAAGAATTCTCGAGGATCGTTGAGTTGCGAGAAGGAAAGTGCACGTCGGCATCGAGACCTGTACAAGCCCCAGTTGCAGTCAAACAATGGGCGCTGAGATTCGTAGCAGGGCCGCCATGGCTGGACCACATTTACTGTTACGCTCTCTGACTATTCATGGCAGTGTCCTCGTCTCGAGGTTTCCTTTTTTTAGTTATAGCTGGGGTCCAAGtcaccaaacaaaacaaaagcacTCCTATCCCTTTACAATCTattgaaaatggaaaaagaagCAACTTGTACAATCATGTATTTTAgttcataattattataattattatgccCATTTTAACGAGTTGACTTTtgaaattaatgaataaaaacacGGTACaaactagattttaaattaaataaaaaatattaattcaactaaTTTGATTCATAAACAAGTTAGTCCATAATATAATCAAACCCTATCCAAACCTGGCTTGATGAATCTacacaataatattattatagttCATGTTGTTGTTGGCAATTCCacaaactaattatatatacacacacacaacataAAAGTTT is a genomic window of Populus alba chromosome 5, ASM523922v2, whole genome shotgun sequence containing:
- the LOC118051456 gene encoding E3 ubiquitin-protein ligase ATL6, with translation MCIMDSYRFTHMILPLLVLFILSTPHGVVSQSTNSNDGQSYNYARVTPSMAIIIVVLIAVLFIMGFFSIYIRHCSEANGNGSIRPQGMGGLSRRVAASRGLDPAVIETFPTLIYSVVKGLKIGKGTLECAVCLNEFEEDETLRLIPNCDHVFHPDCIGAWLESHTTCPVCRADLTKPADSVPQLGESRDPELDLEAQNGAVMDEPENGNANVEVVGPEPEVMDASVVKTLNRNRTRGSRSGRPLRFTRSHSTGHSVVQPGENTDRFTLRLPVEVRKQVMNRKLNRAMSMVVLSRQGSSVKGNKNGVGEGSPRKVLNYKRLEKLDQEARSDRWVFSRNPSFLARASSFLSRASSSVRSPRVAANGNQGDSSRQVGPNAGESSRPLV